The following proteins come from a genomic window of Shewanella halifaxensis HAW-EB4:
- the yciH gene encoding stress response translation initiation inhibitor YciH produces the protein MKSDPNVSLVYSTDSGRIAPEKQTESAPEGDGIVRIHKDSKGRKGKGVSVIKGLGLQEKELKALAQKLKKQCGCGGTVKEFNIEVQTDNRELVKTLLEKLNYTVKLAGG, from the coding sequence ATGAAATCCGATCCAAACGTATCTTTAGTCTATAGCACTGATAGTGGCAGAATTGCCCCTGAAAAACAGACCGAGTCAGCCCCTGAAGGCGACGGTATCGTTAGAATTCATAAAGACAGTAAAGGCCGTAAGGGCAAAGGTGTCTCTGTAATTAAAGGGCTAGGCTTACAAGAGAAAGAGCTCAAAGCATTAGCTCAAAAGCTAAAAAAACAGTGCGGCTGTGGCGGTACGGTAAAAGAGTTCAATATTGAAGTGCAAACCGATAACAGAGAACTAGTGAAAACTTTACTCGAAAAACTCAATTACACTGTCAAATTGGCGGGTGGTTAA
- a CDS encoding PACE efflux transporter: MTIKDRIIHAILFEAVALCIIVPAASMLSGTEATSMLAVGVGLSIYTVIWNYFYNIWFDKQFGGDRINRTLKMRIGHTCGFEAGLIFITVPAIAWFLGITLLQALALEAVFLVFFFFYAVAFNWCYDNIKSRLKMAS, encoded by the coding sequence ATGACTATTAAAGATAGAATTATTCATGCGATTCTTTTTGAGGCCGTAGCCTTATGCATTATTGTACCGGCGGCATCGATGTTATCGGGCACAGAAGCAACTTCTATGCTAGCTGTAGGTGTCGGATTGAGTATCTACACCGTTATCTGGAACTACTTCTATAACATCTGGTTTGATAAGCAGTTTGGCGGTGACAGAATTAATCGCACTCTAAAGATGCGCATTGGCCACACCTGTGGTTTTGAGGCCGGGCTTATCTTTATTACCGTGCCTGCCATTGCTTGGTTCTTAGGGATCACCTTGCTACAGGCCTTGGCTTTAGAAGCGGTTTTTTTAGTCTTTTTCTTCTTCTATGCCGTGGCTTTCAACTGGTGTTATGACAACATCAAGAGCAGGCTAAAAATGGCAAGCTAG
- a CDS encoding TonB-dependent receptor plug domain-containing protein — MHYKLKLLALALSVISPLTFADEIEKITVHGLQHHDDGTYTNVYLGSDVTVISNEMIQSAGGVDINKILSQFVPGLFANGRAGRHTDTDYSLQGSRPQDILWLLDGNRLNNRLYGSTYTDSINPMMIERIEVIKGSQSVLFGSEAIAGVINIITKSYQGSDAGELSLAADTLPSYDLSGFVSSEIDSFQLSLAASSSQSEGYALWPDEEYSPTAVLDKERGYQMNNLNAKLRWSLSDAQQLTVFAQYSDGLLERPLAYDAILSENDRKQTIAYADWQLQVSEQFLLQAKVNYQHWDSHYSEITLDEKGNAEVTYWQQYWGFKDLGASVTANYQTEAGSQWIFGGQYEEFEGADEVMLFTAEKDQSYSLFSQYQPEIDALPDTQLSVGARVNHLANDETIWVANLALTQDITQRLQFKASLGNGYRQPTASELHSQVGTLGNADLIAETSNSINLGVHYQGDISLTVDGFWRSIDNLIEPRAITGAEFIYDNLDARVESYGIDLHLVTELSSQLLMELSGSYASAERQDTGEQIERVPEYTGFAKLSYDVNDDIAVWVSGQYVGEFVDYGLIAGDYLLANVGIQAWITEQQDQQLSLTVDNLFDSEVTQSIFKHGHKAQYPIASLGAPRTLQLQYRYLF, encoded by the coding sequence ATGCATTACAAACTTAAGCTATTAGCCCTCGCTTTATCTGTTATCTCTCCTTTAACTTTCGCAGATGAAATTGAAAAGATCACCGTCCACGGTTTACAACATCATGACGATGGTACCTACACAAATGTCTACTTAGGCAGCGATGTTACGGTTATCAGTAATGAGATGATCCAGTCTGCTGGTGGCGTGGATATCAATAAGATCCTGAGTCAGTTCGTTCCGGGTTTGTTCGCTAATGGGCGGGCTGGGCGTCATACCGATACCGATTACTCGCTGCAAGGTAGCCGACCACAAGATATTCTTTGGCTGTTAGACGGTAATCGATTAAATAACCGCCTCTACGGCTCAACCTATACCGATAGCATCAATCCTATGATGATCGAACGTATAGAGGTGATTAAAGGCTCCCAGAGTGTGCTTTTTGGCTCTGAAGCGATTGCGGGGGTCATTAATATCATCACTAAAAGCTATCAAGGTAGCGATGCTGGAGAATTGAGCCTCGCCGCAGACACTTTGCCTAGCTATGACCTCTCTGGTTTTGTAAGCAGTGAAATCGACTCGTTTCAATTGAGTTTAGCGGCAAGCTCAAGTCAGTCTGAAGGTTATGCGCTCTGGCCCGATGAAGAGTACTCTCCAACAGCAGTGTTAGATAAAGAGCGCGGCTATCAAATGAATAACCTAAATGCCAAGCTTCGCTGGTCGCTCAGTGATGCTCAGCAGCTTACCGTTTTTGCCCAATATAGCGATGGACTGCTTGAGCGCCCCTTAGCCTATGACGCGATTTTAAGTGAGAATGACCGTAAGCAAACCATTGCCTATGCAGATTGGCAGCTACAAGTTTCTGAACAATTTCTGCTGCAAGCTAAGGTTAACTACCAGCACTGGGATTCGCACTACAGTGAAATAACCTTGGATGAGAAGGGGAACGCCGAGGTGACATACTGGCAGCAATATTGGGGTTTTAAAGATCTAGGAGCTTCGGTGACGGCGAATTATCAAACTGAGGCGGGAAGTCAGTGGATTTTTGGTGGTCAATATGAAGAGTTTGAAGGCGCCGATGAGGTGATGCTATTTACTGCAGAAAAAGACCAAAGCTACTCGTTATTTAGTCAGTACCAACCTGAGATCGATGCCTTGCCCGATACGCAGTTATCAGTTGGTGCTAGGGTTAATCATCTAGCAAACGATGAAACCATCTGGGTCGCTAATCTAGCCTTAACTCAGGATATTACTCAGCGGCTGCAGTTTAAGGCGAGCCTAGGTAATGGATATCGTCAACCTACCGCCTCAGAGCTCCACTCCCAAGTCGGAACGCTAGGTAATGCCGACCTTATAGCCGAAACGAGCAACAGCATTAATCTAGGTGTCCATTATCAAGGTGATATCTCTCTCACAGTTGATGGATTCTGGCGCAGTATCGATAACCTAATAGAGCCTCGCGCCATCACAGGGGCTGAATTTATCTACGATAATCTCGATGCCCGTGTTGAGAGTTATGGTATCGATCTACATCTTGTAACCGAGTTGTCGTCGCAGCTACTAATGGAGCTGAGTGGTAGTTATGCCTCTGCAGAACGGCAGGATACTGGGGAGCAGATTGAGCGGGTGCCTGAATATACCGGATTTGCGAAATTGAGCTACGATGTCAATGACGATATAGCTGTTTGGGTAAGCGGTCAGTATGTTGGTGAGTTTGTCGATTATGGCCTTATCGCGGGTGATTACCTACTAGCCAATGTCGGCATTCAAGCCTGGATAACAGAGCAGCAGGATCAACAACTCTCTCTTACTGTCGATAACTTGTTTGATAGTGAGGTGACCCAAAGTATTTTTAAGCACGGCCATAAAGCGCAGTACCCTATCGCCAGCTTAGGTGCCCCCCGCACATTGCAGCTGCAATATCGTTACCTATTTTAG
- a CDS encoding LysR family transcriptional regulator → MLTIEQLYSFVTTVETGSFSAAARKLGKVQSAVSQHIINLEIDTNQTLFDRSHRYPTLTRAGEQLLPQAKAVIAQHQRLNQQVLALESQADLKLTLAVDEGIPYQRLIPIITQLSSQYPECELELLCASSVDIIHLVNTKRAHLGIVFSELSYPESLDFESIGTVEFELLVNSKHPLANETSSHIDILKLHRQLMIGSKENQKGWFNTPLSPDVWHADNYYMLLELTKAGFGWALLPLHLCESAIATKQLCKLQIDFEQLGWQANVDVIQHKGRLDNQFNRQIRVLMRGLLN, encoded by the coding sequence ATGTTGACCATCGAACAGCTTTATTCATTTGTAACGACCGTCGAAACCGGTTCCTTCTCTGCCGCAGCCAGAAAACTTGGTAAGGTTCAATCTGCAGTTAGTCAGCACATTATCAATCTAGAGATTGATACCAATCAGACGCTATTCGATAGAAGTCACCGCTACCCCACACTCACTCGAGCTGGGGAGCAACTGCTGCCGCAAGCTAAAGCCGTTATTGCCCAGCATCAACGCCTAAATCAACAAGTACTCGCACTTGAGAGCCAAGCAGATTTAAAATTAACATTAGCTGTCGATGAAGGGATCCCTTACCAGCGCCTTATTCCGATAATCACTCAATTGTCTAGCCAATATCCCGAATGTGAACTTGAGCTTTTATGTGCATCGAGTGTAGACATCATTCACTTAGTGAACACCAAACGAGCCCATTTAGGCATTGTTTTTAGTGAATTAAGTTACCCTGAGAGTTTGGATTTTGAATCTATTGGCACTGTAGAATTTGAGCTCCTTGTCAATTCCAAACACCCATTGGCGAATGAAACGTCATCTCACATCGACATCCTTAAACTGCATCGCCAACTCATGATTGGCTCTAAAGAGAATCAAAAGGGCTGGTTCAACACACCACTCTCTCCCGATGTATGGCATGCAGATAACTACTATATGTTGCTCGAACTAACTAAAGCTGGATTTGGCTGGGCCTTGTTACCACTGCATCTATGTGAGTCTGCCATAGCCACAAAACAGTTGTGTAAACTGCAAATAGACTTTGAGCAATTAGGATGGCAGGCCAATGTTGATGTCATTCAACATAAAGGCCGACTTGATAATCAATTCAATCGCCAGATTAGAGTGTTAATGCGCGGCTTACTTAACTAG
- a CDS encoding YqgE/AlgH family protein produces MDSLQNHFLIAMPSLQDTYFERSLIYICEHDEKGAMGIVVNKPSGIIVDELLEQMELTEEPEPIDSLAGEVLVGGPVNPERGFVLHTTQDCWSNSETVSDDIMLTTSQDILTCLGSDKAPEKFLIALGYAGWTRGQLEQELIENTWLSIPATAELLFEIEHDQRWQQATESLGFDIWQLSNLTGHA; encoded by the coding sequence ATGGACAGTTTACAAAATCACTTTCTAATTGCCATGCCTTCACTGCAAGACACTTATTTTGAACGCTCATTGATCTATATCTGTGAACACGACGAGAAAGGTGCGATGGGCATTGTTGTTAATAAACCCAGTGGCATCATCGTCGACGAGCTTTTAGAACAGATGGAGCTAACAGAAGAGCCTGAACCAATCGACTCTTTAGCCGGAGAGGTATTAGTTGGTGGACCGGTTAACCCTGAGCGAGGTTTTGTACTTCATACCACGCAAGATTGCTGGAGCAACAGCGAGACTGTTAGCGATGACATCATGCTGACCACCTCTCAAGATATACTGACCTGTTTAGGCTCAGATAAGGCACCTGAGAAGTTTCTTATTGCCTTAGGTTATGCAGGTTGGACTCGTGGTCAGCTAGAGCAAGAGCTCATCGAGAACACTTGGTTATCGATCCCTGCTACTGCAGAACTACTGTTTGAAATAGAGCATGATCAGCGTTGGCAGCAAGCCACTGAATCGCTCGGTTTCGATATTTGGCAGCTATCTAACCTTACTGGCCATGCTTAA
- a CDS encoding DUF4136 domain-containing protein: MKKLLVVIAALALSACSSLKTSSDYDPGVNFSDVKTFAWVEKKTADATYHLDGLMDQRVRKAVDVQLELKGLTMTDAANADILVNYLTKVDKKINVDTFNTNYGYNPYYGPGWGWGGTGHSQTTVREYEVGTLILDMVNAKTGKLIWRGSVADTMRDKDTPEERVEVVNEAVAALLLNYPPKPEGK, encoded by the coding sequence ATGAAGAAGTTATTAGTTGTCATTGCAGCACTGGCATTAAGTGCATGTAGTTCACTTAAAACAAGCTCAGATTACGATCCAGGTGTAAACTTTTCAGATGTGAAGACCTTTGCTTGGGTTGAAAAGAAAACCGCTGATGCAACTTATCATTTAGATGGACTTATGGACCAGCGCGTTCGTAAAGCTGTTGATGTTCAGTTGGAGCTAAAAGGTCTAACAATGACTGATGCTGCTAATGCCGATATATTGGTGAATTATCTCACTAAAGTCGATAAGAAAATCAATGTCGATACCTTTAATACCAACTATGGTTATAACCCATACTATGGTCCAGGTTGGGGCTGGGGCGGCACAGGTCACTCTCAAACGACGGTACGTGAGTATGAAGTGGGTACCTTGATTCTTGATATGGTTAACGCGAAGACTGGTAAACTTATCTGGAGAGGCTCTGTTGCAGATACTATGCGCGATAAAGATACCCCAGAAGAGCGTGTTGAAGTGGTGAATGAAGCCGTAGCTGCATTACTGCTTAACTACCCACCTAAGCCTGAAGGCAAGTAG